The sequence below is a genomic window from Caldanaerobius fijiensis DSM 17918.
AAAAGACAATTCGTTGAGGGATCATATAGGAGTGGTGTTTCAAGAGCCCTTTTTGTTCAAGGCGAGTATAAAAGAGAATATAAGGTTTGGGAAATGGGATGCTACTGATGAAGAAGTAATAGAGGCAGCGAAGAGAGCTAATGCCCATGATTTTATAATAAAAATGCCTGATGGTTATGAAACGGAACTGGGAGAGATGGGAACAGGTTTATCAGGTGGTCAAAAGCAGAGAATTGCAATAGCCCGAGTACTGTTAAGAAATCCAGAGATATTGATATTTGACGAGGCCACATCATGGTTAGATAAAGAAGCTTCCAGAAGATTTGTAGAAGAGATAGATAAATTAGCAATGGACAAAACGGTGATAATAATAACCCATGATCTTGGGATGGTAACCAATGCGGACCAGATAGTAGTGCTTGAGAGAGGCAAGATAGTAGAAAAAGGTATACACCATGAACTTATGGAGCAAAAAGGATTGTATTATAAGTTGTTTATAAATCAGGAAAGGGAGGACGGTGAAAGTTAAATTGAGAATTGGAATAGATGTGTTTTGCGGATTTGACATTTTATCAAAAGAAAATGGGAATAGTGGAATATTAACATATGCACAACGGCTTATCTATTCTTTATTAGCTATTAACGAGGAAGAGAAAAATGATATAATCCTTTTTCAGAAAAAAGGTTGTACGTCAGTTCATGGTAAAAATGTTTACATGCGCTTTGTTTCTACAAAGGAAGTATTGAACCCAAGAAGTGCAGAATGGGAGAGATGTTATTTAGCTTAAGCTGTTAATAAAGAAAACATAGATTGTTTTTTTTCACCAAATTTTGTTTTACCAGCAAATATTTCAAGTCCTGGGATAGTAATGATACATGATATTTATTATTATTTTGATCCGTATGATTATGAAGAAAGCAAGTATTATTATTTAAAAAAATGGGTTCCAATATCAGCTAAAGAAGCTGCTAAAATAATAACGGGATCTTATGCATCTAAAAGTGATATTATTAAATATCTTGAAGTACCCGAAAATAAAGTAGAAGTGACTTATTTAGCTCCAGGTGATGAATTTTCTGCAATTAATAAGGAAAAGGCAAAAAGTCATGTAAGAGATAAATATGGTATCAATGAGCCATTTATACTTTACGTAGGGAGTGCTAAGAGACGAAAAAATATAAATAACCTTATAATGGCATATTTAATTTCAAAGAATAAGTATCATTTAAAACACAAACTTGTAATGGTGAGTGAATATATAAATCAAATTGAAGAAAAACGCGTACTATTAGAAAGGCTAGGGATAAAAATTGGATATGATTTAATTTGTATTAATGATTTAACAGAAAAAGAACTTGTTTTCTTATACAATGCTGCAGATTTATTTGTTTTTCCATCATTATACGAAGGTTTTGGTTTGGTTATAATAGAAGCTATGGCTTGTGGATTGCCGGTTTTAACCTCTAACAGAGGGGCTACTTCAGAAATTGCAGGTGATGCAGCGGTGCTTGTAAATCCTTTAAATCCTGAGGAAATCGCATATAAAATGGCAGAAATATTAACAAACAAAGAGCTTATAAACATTTTGAGAGAAAAAAGTTTAAAAAGAGCAGCTCAGTTTTCATGGAGGAAAACAGCTAAACAGACAATGGATATATTTAAAGCGACATGTCATAACTAATTACTTGGATTTGATTTAAAATTGTGATATACTAAAGCAAAACACATAATATGGCACAGGGGATTGCAGTGAAGTTATGTAAAAATTAAATAGAATGGATGCTAGGGGAGCTTCGTATGAGGCTGAGAGGGGATTAGTTCCCGACCCTTGGAACCTGTCAGGATAATGCCTGCGTAGGGAAGCATCAAAGTGTTTGAATAAAATACTTTGATTTTACGAAAATGCCCACCCATGCAGGTGGGCTTAATTTATGCGGAGGTGGTATTATGAAACTGGCACTTACTATTGCTGGCTCTGATTCGGGTGGCGGAGCGGGTATACAGGCTGATTTAAAAACTTATTCGGCTCATGGAGTTTACGGCATGAGTGTCATCACATCTATTACAGCGCAGAATACCACGGGTGTTCTCGGGATAGAAGATATAAGCCCGGAGATGGTATTTCTGCAGATGAAAGCGGTCTTTGAAGATTTGTATCCTGATGCTGTGAAAATAGGCATGGTATCCAGTGAAGGTATCATCAAAGCCGTTGCTGAAGGCTTAAAGACTTATAAGCCTGATAAGGTTGTGCTGGATCCGGTGATGATTTCAAAAAGTGGAAGTCACTTATTAAAACCGGAAGCTATGGAGGCTTTAAAGCGAGAGCTTATCCCATTAAGCCTTGTGGTGACACCTAACCTTATGGAGGCGGGAGCATTAAGCGGCATGGAGATTGAAAACAAAGAAGACATGAAAGAGGCTGCCAGGAGGATACTGGACCTTGGAGCCAGGACGGTGGTGGTAAAGGGTGGGCACCTCACCGGCGATGCTTTGGATGTCTTTTATGATGGGAAGGAATTTTATGAGATTACATCAGAGAGGATTGATACGGAAAACACCCATGGCACCGGATGTACATTTTCCTCAGCCATTGCTGCTAATCTGGCTTTAGGATATGACCTGCTGGAGTCTATAAAAAGAGCAAAGCATTACATCACAGGTGCTATAAAAAACTCGCTGGATATAGGACATGGGGTAGGCCCTACCAATCATTTTTGGAACCTTCGCATAGGAGGAGATGCCCGTGAACGTTAAGATCTCTAATCGAAGCATGTTTTTGCTTTGGTTTGGAGCAGCTGTTTCTATGGCTGAGATAATGACCGGGGCTTTATATGCTCCCATGGGATTTAAAAAAGGTGTACTAGCCATCCTGTTGGGTCACATCCTTGGAAATACCTTTCTTGTGCTGACTGGTATAATAGGCTTTAGAGAAAGGGCTAGTTCCATGGAATCTACCCGCTACACCTTCGGAGTATACGGTTCTTATTTGTTTTCGCTACTCAATATCCTTCAACTTATAGGATGGACTGCTGTGATGATTATTGTGGCCGGGCGTTCAATGAATACCATATCTATAAAGTTGTGGGGATTTGATAACTTCTACGTCTGGGCAATGATTACAGGGTTTCTGGTTATATTGTGGTTATATTCTGGTAATAGAGGTTTTAATGAGATAAACAACACTGCAGTGGTATTGCTATTTGTTTTGACCATCGTTATGAGCTTTCTGGTGTTTAGAGGGGGTATACCAGCTAAAGTTAGTGGTGGCATGAGTTTTGGGCAGGGATTTGAGCTGGCGGTAGTGATGCCTTTATCGTGGCTTCCACTGGTATCTGATTACACTAGGGCAGCGGAATCAGAAAAGGGTTCAGCTATTGCAACATGGTTTGGTTACTTTATAGGAAGTGCGTGGATGTATATTATAGGATTGGGTACAGCTCTCGCATTCAAAAGCAGTGATCCAACGGAGATAATGTTGAAAGCGGGCTTGGGGATTTATGCCCTGCTAATAGTCGTTATGTCTACGGTTACCACTACATTTTTAGATGTGTATTCTTCTGCCATGTCGTTTTTGAACATAAAGAAAGGGGACGAAAAGCTGGTATCTGTGATTATGGGCGCTATTGGCACAATAGTGGCCCTCGTATTTCCCATGGAGCAGTATGAAAACTTCCTTTACGCTATAGGTTCGGTATTTGCACCACTTTTTGCAGTGTTGGTGATTGGCTATTTTATTTTTAAAGAGGATAAAAGCAAGCAATTATTTAATGTTAAAGCTTTGGTTTCATGGGGTATAGGCGTGGTGCTTTATTATGTCCTCCTGAGGTATAACACGGTTATAGGGGTCACGTTACCCGATGTGATCCTTACAGGGATTGTATATCTGATCGCCCATAAGATTGGTATAGCATTTGGTCGGCAGGCTTCATAAAAATCACAATGAAAGGGGTATACACATGGATTTGAGGCTCTATGCTGTGACAGACCGCTCATATCTAAAAGGTATAGACCTTGTATCAGCGGTAGAGCTTGCGATAAGAGGCGGTGCTACTATAATACAATTGAGGGAAAAAGAGATATCAAGTAAAGAGTTTTATGAGCTGGCACTTAAGGTTAAGGAAGTTACAAAGCATAATAACATCCCCCTCATAATCAATGACAGAGTGGATATAGCCCTGGCAGTGGATGCTGATGGCGTCCATGTAGGGCAGGAGGACCTTCCTGCAGAGGTGGTAAGAAGGCTCATTGGACCTGATAAGATACTGGGTGTATCCGCCAGTACTGTGGAAGAGGCTGTAAAAGCGGAAAGGGATGGAGCAGATTATCTGGGTGTAGGGGCTGTATATACCACCCTAACAAAACCAGAGGCTGACGCCATAGGTATAGAAGGTTTGCAAAAAATCAAGGAAGCCGTAAGTATTCCTGTGGTGGCTATAGGAGGGATAACTCAAGAAAATGCATACGAAATCATGCTAAAATCGGAGGTAGATGGTATCTCATCGGTTTCGGCTGTATTTTCCGGAGATGTAGAAGAAAATTCTAGACGACTCTTGCAGACTATAGAAAAAGCGATAAGTGACAGGAGGAATTTGAAATGGTAGAAGGTTTATTGACAATTTTGAGGGATAAAAAGCCGTTAATTCATCATATAACCAATATGGTTACCATTAACGATTGTGCCAACGTAACCCTGGCCATAGGGGCCCTACCGGTGATGGCCCATGCTCTAGAAGAGGTGGAGGAAATGGCAGGTGCGGCCCAGGCCCTGGTTTTAAATATCGGCACTCTCACAAAGGAACAGGTAGATGCCATGGTAAAAGCAGGAAAGGCCGCTAATTCATTGGGTATACCCGTCATATTGGATCCTGTGGGCGCTGGAGCCACATCTATGAGGACGCAGAGCGCTAAAAGAATACTGGAGGAAGTCAGAGTATCTGTCATCAAGGGAAATAGCGCGGAGATATCCATTCTTGCCGGTAAGGGCGGAAGAATAAGGGGAGTGGAGTCTGCAGGAGGCGTAGATGATATCCTCAGCGCTGCCAGAGATATGGCAAAAAAATATAAGACGGTGGTGGCAGTATCAGGAGCAACCGATATAATTACCGATGGAAATAGAGTGGCTTATGTGGACAACGGCCATCCTATGATGGGTACCATCACCGGTACAGGCTGTATGCTCACGTCGGTAGTGGGGAGTTTCTGCGGTGCCAATGAGGACAGCTTTGAGGCAACAGTAGCGGCGTTTGTCTCCTTTGGACTGGCTGGTGAGCTGGCCGCATCTAAGGATGAGGTTAAAGGCCCAGGTAGCTTTAAGATGGCGTTCTTTGATGAGATATATAACCTTACAGAAGAAAAGATAAGGAAAGGGATGAAAGCAAGATATGAATAGGGTACAGCGCATGGTCCTGATGGCCCTCATCGTTGCCATAGGCACATTTACGGCCCAGTATACATGGTTTAGCGTAGGCGTAGCCAAAGCTGCCCCTGTTCAACACGCCATCAATGTCATCTCAGCAGTTCTCTTTGGCCCCTGGGGAGCTCTGGAAGTGGCCTTTGTTATAGGACTTTTGAGGAATCTCCTGGGAGTTGGTTCGCTGCTGGCTTTTCCTGGAGGCATGGTTGGAGCTTTCCTCGCAGGGTACCTCTATAGGCTTACGGGTAAACTCTATTTTGCACCTATAGGAGAGGTTATAGGTACAGGCATTATAGGTGCTTTACTTTCTTACCCTATAGCTAAATATATCCTCGGGAGCTCTGGCGCAGCCTTTATGTTTGTTGCTCCCTTTTCCCTTTCCAGTGGAATAGGGGCAATAATAGGCTATACGGTGATATTGGCCTTGGCAAGTCGTATCTCGGTATTGGCTCAGGATAAATGATGTGAATAGATAGGTTGCTTCCGAAAAAGCTTAAAAGCATCGGAGCAACCTATTTTGTATTTAAGTAATTTTGTGTGCGTTTTTGTATATTTATGGTATAATTATATGAGAAAAATTAATTAACTAAATTAAGTGAAGATGTTACAAACGTGTTATCGATAGAGGGGAAGGAGGTTGTTTAGGAAAATGAATGATTTTATACCAGATTATATGAATATCGTAAATGCTGCAAAAAATCGGAGAACAGCTCGAATGCCTCTTTACGAGCATATAATATCTGAAAGCATTATGGAACAGGTATTGAATAAGAAATTTGCAGATCTATACAACGGTGATCTGGAAGATAGGAAGGAATTTTTCAGGAATTATGTGGAGTTCTTCAAAAGGATGGAATATGATACAGTAAGCTTTGAGAGATGTATTGGGCCTGCCATGCCTGGAAGTGGTGCATTAGGAGGACATAAGCCTGGTGTTATAAAGACGAGGGAGGATTTTGAAAAATATCCCTGGGACTCTATACCCCAAAGATATTTTCAGATGTATGATGAAGATTTTCGCCTGTTGGGGGAAGTGATGCCAGAAGGAATGAAGGCTATAGGCGGTCCGGGTAACGGTGTGTTTGAGCTGATGCAGGATATAGTGGGATATATGGATTTATGTTATATATCTGTAGATGATCCTCAGCTTTACAGAGATCTATTTGCTAAAGTTGGGGATGTGATGTATAAGATATGGAATATCTTTTTACAAAAGTATGGAGAAATATATGCAGTATGCAGGTTTGGCGACGATCTAGGCTTTAAGACCAACACCCTTATATCGGCAGAGGACATAAGGGAAAATGTGATACCTCAGTATGCCAGGATAGTAGAGTTGGTACATTTGTATGGAAAACCTTTTTTGTTGCATTCATGTGGAAATATTTTTTCAGTTATGGACGATATCATAAATATAGCGAAAATTGACGCCAAGCATTCCAATGAAGATCAAATTGCTCCATTCTCTGTATGGGTGGATAAGTATGGCCAACGCATAGGCAATTTTGGCGGTGTGGATACAGATGTGTTGTGTAGAATGCCTGAGGCCGAAATAAAAGAATACGTAAGAGAAGTTATAAAATATGCCACTGAAAAGAAGAAAAATGCTGGATTTGCGTTAGGCTCAGGGAATTCTATTCCTGATTATGTGCCGGTTTATGGTTATCTAGCCATGGTAGAGGCAGCTAGAGAGATGCGAGGGGAGAATGTGCTATGAGTTATATTAAGAATTTCAAGGTGGATAATCTTGAGGTATTCATATCGGAAAACAGAGATGAGATGGGGAAACTGGCAGCAAGGGATGTCCACGATAGAATATTAGAGTTGTTAGAGGAGAAAGATGCAATAAACATGGTATTTGCAGCGGCTCCTTCGCAAAATGAATTTCTTGCTTCCCTTGTCTCATATGATGACGTAGATTGGGGTAGAATCAATGCATTTCATCTGGATGAGTATATAGGCCTCAGCATAGAAGCACCCCAGCGTTTTGCCAACTTTCTGAAGGATAGAATATTTGGAAAAGTTGGATTTAAGAGTGTAAATTACATCGATGGAAATGCTCAGGACATTGAGGCTGAATGCAGGAGGTATTCTGAGCTCTTAAAGGAACATCCCATTGATATAGGCTGTATAGGAATAGGTGAAAACGGGCATATAGCCTTTAATGACCCATGGGTGGCGGATTTTAACGATAAGAAGCTCGTAAAGGTGGTGGAGCTGGATGAAAGGTGCCGTATGCAGCAGGTACATGACGGTTGCTTTTCCTCTCTGGATGAAGTGCCGCGCTATGCTATAACGCTGACAATTCCCACGATTATGTCGTCCCAGTTTATATATTGCATAGTTCCGGCTAAGACCAAGGCCGAAGCAGTTTACAATACGTTAAAAGGCGACATTGTAGAGGATTGCCCTGCCTCTATTTTAAGGACTCACCCGAGGGCGTATCTGTATTTAGATATGGATTCTGCTGAAAAAATCATTTGATTATCTGGTAAAAAGGGTGATACTGTGCTGAAAATCGGGGTTATAACTGATGAGATATCCCAGGACATCCGGGATGTAATTAAGCTTATGAAAAAATATGGTTTAAAGGCGGTTGAGCTGCGCTCCATATGGGATAGACAGATTTTTGAGTTGGATGATGAAGAAATTAATTCTCTGAAACAGATATTTAAAAGGGAAAGTGTAAAGGTGTGTGCCATAGCGTCACCGGTATTTAAATCTCATATAGATAATAAAGAAGAATATGATAAGCACATAAAGATTTTTCAAAGGTGTATAGAGTTATCAGATGTGTTTGAGACCAATATCATACGCGCGTTTACCTTCTGGAGATCTGATGTAAAGCCATCCATTGACGAGATTTGCAAGTTATACCTGCCTATAGTAGAGGTCGCTGAGAAAAACAAGAAGTATATCGCAGTAGAAAACGAGCCGTCGGTTAATTTGACCAATGCGGCTCTGGTAAAAGAGTTGATTGAAAAGATAGATTCGGAGTACGTAAAAGCCTTGTGGGATCCGGCCAATGATATATTTGAACCATATAATGAAGTGCCATACCCCGATGGTTACGGGATCATAAAAGACTATATAGTTCACATGCATCTGAAAGACGCTAAAAAGATTGATAATGAAGTTAAATCTGTAACGTTTGGAGAGGGAGATGTGGACTGGAAAGGGCAGCTAAGAAGGCTGATCCAGGATGGCTATGATGGGTATATTAGTCTGGAGACCCATTACAGAAAAAGGCCTCTCTCTGAAGATTTGTTAAATAAGCCTTCAGGTAATACGTTTTCCATGGGTGGTTATGAAGCCTCTGATGAGTGCCTTTATAATTTGAATAAAACCTTAAATGAGATAGGGGGATAACAAGATGAATAAAAAGGTGAGGTTTGGGATTATAGGCTGTGGCGTTATAGGACCTGCTCACGCAGAGTCTATCAAGAAGCTGGATAATGCTGAGCTGGTAGCTGTCTGCGATATCATTGAAGACAGGGCCAAAAAAATGGCAGAAAAGTTTGGCGTAAAGGACTATTACATAGACTATCACGATCTTCTCAACAGGGATGACATTGATGTGGTTTCCGTATGCGTGCCCAGTGGCTTGCACGGTGATATAACCATTGATGCAGCTAGAGCAGGAAAAAATGTTCTGTGTGAGAAACCGCTGGATATCAATAAGGAAAAGATGACCGCCATGATAAAAGCTTGTCGGGATAATGGGGTAAAGCTGGGGTGCGTGTTTCAGAGGAGGACCATGCTGTCAGCGATCAAGGCTCGTGAGGCCATTAGAGAAGGAAAACTGGGAAAAATCGTAATGGCCAACGCCTACCTCAAGTATTTTAGAAGTCAGGCCTACTATGACAGTGAAGACTGGCGGGGCACATGGGAGCTGGATGGAGGCGGTGCTCTGATGAACCAGGGTATACACGGAATTGACCTTATACAATGGATGGTAGGAGAGGTGGACAGCGTGTTTGCGTATGCGGATCACCTGGTGCGCAACATTGAGGTGGAGGATACCGCTGTAGTTGCCATGAAGTATAAAAACGGTGCATTTGGGGTTATAGAAGGTGCTACTTCTGTTTTTGAGGGAGAAGAGACGGTTTTTGAGGTACACGGAGACAAAGGCACCATCATTTTCGGAGACAGTGGCATAAAGAAATGGAAGACAGAAGAAGGGGAAGTGTCCTTTGATACAGGGGAGGCTATGGGAGGTTCACACGGACCGGAAATTTCGTCATTTGGCCACCTGGCGGTTATCAAGGATATGGTTGATGCTATTATAAACAATAGAGAACCGATGGTACCGGGAGAAGAAGGTCGAAAGGCAGTGGATCTTATTTTAGCCATATATGAATCGGTAAGGACAAAAAGAGAAGTTAAAGTGAGTTGAAGGGAAGAGGGGCGATGGATGATCTTATATTGATAAAAAACGGCAGGGTTTTAACACCTTTCAGGGAAATAAAAGATGGAATGGTAGTTATAAATAATGGGAAAATCGATTACGTGGGTTTCTATAATAAGGATATAGCAGATAACTTCACAGGAAAGGTGATAGATGCTGGAGGTATGTATATTTCGCCAGGTTTTATCGACATACATACCCATGGCGGTGGGGGACATGATTTGATGGATGGAACCGTGGATGCGGTTCTGGGTATGGCTAAAGCCCATGCTTTACATGGTACAACAACTATTGTTCCCACCACCCTGACGGCGCCCATTGGCGATATATATAAAGCCCTGGATAATGTAAAAGAGGCAAAAAGGGTATGTGAATTTCCTACAATCCTGGGGGTTCATCTAGAAGGTCCATATTTTTCAAAAGCCCAGAAAGGAGCCCAAGATGAGCGTTATTTAAGGATACCCGCAAAGGGAGAAGTGGATAAACTAATTGGCTACTCTGATGATATTGTGAGGGTTTCTGCGGCTCCTGAAATAGAAGGCGGGTTGGAGTTGGGCAGGTACTTGAAAAGCAGGGGTATAGTGGCATCCATAGGTCATAGTGATGCTACATATGATGATGTGGTCATGGCGGTAGAGAACGGGTACACTCATGTAACACACCTGTATTCAGGTATGTCAGGAGTAAGAAGGATAAATGCCTTCAGGGTAGCAGGAGTAATAGAGAGTGCGCTGCTGATGGACGAATTAACTGTAGAAATCATAGCCGATGGGAAGCATCTTCCTCCACCATTGCTAAAATTGATTTACAAAATAAAAGGGGCCGATAAAATCGCCTTAGTCACTGATTCCATGCGTGCAGCGGGCATGCCTGAAGGAGAGTATATCCTGGGCAGCTTAAAAGGTGGACAAAAGGTGGTGGTGGAAGACGGTGTAGCCAAACTTATGGACAGAAGCGCTTTTGCAGGAAGTGTAGCTACAGCGGATTTACTGGTTGGGAACATGATTAGGCTGGCGGGAGCACCGGTTCTTGATGCCGTAAAAATGATGACGTCAACCCCTGCTAAAATAATGCATATAGATGACAGCAAAGGAAGCCTTTCTAAGGGCAAGGATGCAGATGTGGTTATATTTGACGACGATATAAACATAAAGCATGTTATTTCTGTAGGAAAAGTGATTTTATAAAACCTTTTCTAAGGAGAGATACGAAATGGAAGGTAGAAGCACAGACCATAAAAATTTAAATTTAGCAAAATTACATAGAGATGTGATCAAGGGTACAGCAGGAGGCAAAATAATTTGGCAACCAAGGATTGGCTGTTGGCTTCAGGATAAATTATTTGCAGGAGAAAAGCTTCCGGAACCTTATGATGGGATGACGCTGCCTGAAATATATAAAGAGCTAGGCTGTTCTGCAAGGATATATGATTATAATGGATGTTTTGTGGCAGTTGATGATCAAAGGGTAAGAAGATATTCAAGAAATATAAATGAACGTCAGATTGAGAATGTAGTTGAGACGCCTGTTGGGAAAATAACACAGATTATTGAGACCAGTCTTAATAGCTGGGCATCCTATATAAAAAAGTGGTGGATAACATCAGAAGAGGATATGAAGGTTGCCATGTGGATTGCTGAAAGGCAGGAATGGAAATGGAATCAGGAACATTACGATAGAACTTATAAAGAATGGGGAGATCTAGGTGCACCTACCATCTTTATGCCGCGCGTAAATGTACAACATTTGTTTGTAGATGTTATGGGTGTAGAAAATGCGATTTATGCTATATATGATTATCCTAAAACTGTGGAGAAATATTTTCAGATACTGGATGAGAATCATGATAGATTAATTGATGTCATCAATGAATCGCCAATAGATATTATAAATTTTGGCGATAATGTTCATGCAGGTACTCTATCGCCCAATTTATTTAAGAAATATGTGCTTCCATCATATCAGAGAAGATGCGAAAAGCTCCATAGGGCAGGTAAATTCGTACATGCCCATTGGGATGGTGATGTAAAGCCTTTGTTGCCATATGTACAGGAATGCGGCCTGGACGGAATTGAAGCTGTAACGCCGGTACCCCAGGGAGATGTGACATTGGAGGAAGTAAAGCAGGCCTTTGGAGATAAAATGTTTTTGATAGATGGGATTGCAGCTATATTATTTGATAAAACCTTTTCTGAAGATGATTTAATAAAACAGGCAAAAGAAGTTATAGATTTGTTTGCTCCAAAGTTAATACTTGGCATATCCGATGAGTTGTCCTCAACAGGAGACATAAATAGAATAAAAATCGTAGGCCAAATAGTTGATAATTATAATGCCAGAATCAGCAATAAATAGCTTTAGCTAACTGGAGCTTATAAATTGCCCGTTGGCATTTGCTCAAAAAGACAATTGAATGTAATGGTCTTGCCAACGGGTGCAATTTTACATTCTTTATCGCGAGCGATCTTAGGAAGATTGTTTGGATAACGTATGTGACTATAACGTCCATACCCAACAAAATTACCCGCTACATTTGTATAGAGGGATAGGAAAGATATGGACAAATTCATACTTTTGATGACGTAAAGTTCAGGAAGGCTTTGGTATACGCGTTTGACAAAACCAAAATAAGAGAAGTGAGTAACTACATTTTCATACGATCCTGCTAAAGCCGAAGAACTTTTGAAAGAGAATGGCTGGAGTAAAGGTTCTGATGGCATAATATAAAAAGGCGGAAACATTGTAAGAAAGAGAGAAGGGGAGGAAAAATAATGTCTAAATCAATACCTGATGGCGTATGGCCTACAATGGTTACGCCTTTCACAGATGAAAACAAAATAGATTATGAAGGGCTGGAGAGGATGATTGAATGGTACTTGGAAAAGGGTGTAGCTGGGCTTTTTGCAGTATGTCAGTCGAGCGAGATGTTCTATCTGAGTTTGGAAGAAAGGGTAGAACTGGCGAGTTTTGTGAGGGAAAAGGTTAAAGATCGTGTCGCTGTTATTGCTTCAGGACATATCTCTGATAATTTTCAAGATCAGGTAAAAGAATTAAATCTGATTGCAGAAACTGGCGTGGATGCGGTAGTTCTTATAACGAATCGGCTGGCTGGAATGGAGGAATCAGACGATATCTGGCGAAAAAATATGGAAGAGCTTTTGAAGCATATACCGGAGGATGTTTGCTTGGGTTTATATGAGTGTCCATATCCGTATAAAAGAATAATATCGCCTGAACAGTTGAAATTTTGTGCCGAGACGGGTCGTTTTTTCTTTCTCAAAGATACGAGCTGTGATGTAGACAATATAAGAAATAAATTAGAAGCGGTGAGAGGAAGCAATCTTAAAATATTTAATGCCAATGCTGCAACTTTGCTGGAAACATTGAAACTTGGGGTTGCTGGGTATAGTGGGGTTATGGCGAATTTTCATCCAGAACTCTATGTCTGGCTTTTTGAACACTGGCGAGAAAGGTATGAACAAGCGGAGAAATTATCAAATTTCTTAGGTGTTGCATCTTTGATAGAGAGACAGGTATATCCTGTGAATGCAAAGTACTATTTGAACCTTGAAGGCTTGGGTATCAATATTAATAGTCGT
It includes:
- the cytX gene encoding putative hydroxymethylpyrimidine transporter CytX, which produces MNVKISNRSMFLLWFGAAVSMAEIMTGALYAPMGFKKGVLAILLGHILGNTFLVLTGIIGFRERASSMESTRYTFGVYGSYLFSLLNILQLIGWTAVMIIVAGRSMNTISIKLWGFDNFYVWAMITGFLVILWLYSGNRGFNEINNTAVVLLFVLTIVMSFLVFRGGIPAKVSGGMSFGQGFELAVVMPLSWLPLVSDYTRAAESEKGSAIATWFGYFIGSAWMYIIGLGTALAFKSSDPTEIMLKAGLGIYALLIVVMSTVTTTFLDVYSSAMSFLNIKKGDEKLVSVIMGAIGTIVALVFPMEQYENFLYAIGSVFAPLFAVLVIGYFIFKEDKSKQLFNVKALVSWGIGVVLYYVLLRYNTVIGVTLPDVILTGIVYLIAHKIGIAFGRQAS
- the thiD gene encoding bifunctional hydroxymethylpyrimidine kinase/phosphomethylpyrimidine kinase, whose amino-acid sequence is MKLALTIAGSDSGGGAGIQADLKTYSAHGVYGMSVITSITAQNTTGVLGIEDISPEMVFLQMKAVFEDLYPDAVKIGMVSSEGIIKAVAEGLKTYKPDKVVLDPVMISKSGSHLLKPEAMEALKRELIPLSLVVTPNLMEAGALSGMEIENKEDMKEAARRILDLGARTVVVKGGHLTGDALDVFYDGKEFYEITSERIDTENTHGTGCTFSSAIAANLALGYDLLESIKRAKHYITGAIKNSLDIGHGVGPTNHFWNLRIGGDARER
- a CDS encoding uroporphyrinogen decarboxylase family protein; this translates as MFRKMNDFIPDYMNIVNAAKNRRTARMPLYEHIISESIMEQVLNKKFADLYNGDLEDRKEFFRNYVEFFKRMEYDTVSFERCIGPAMPGSGALGGHKPGVIKTREDFEKYPWDSIPQRYFQMYDEDFRLLGEVMPEGMKAIGGPGNGVFELMQDIVGYMDLCYISVDDPQLYRDLFAKVGDVMYKIWNIFLQKYGEIYAVCRFGDDLGFKTNTLISAEDIRENVIPQYARIVELVHLYGKPFLLHSCGNIFSVMDDIINIAKIDAKHSNEDQIAPFSVWVDKYGQRIGNFGGVDTDVLCRMPEAEIKEYVREVIKYATEKKKNAGFALGSGNSIPDYVPVYGYLAMVEAAREMRGENVL
- the thiE gene encoding thiamine phosphate synthase — protein: MDLRLYAVTDRSYLKGIDLVSAVELAIRGGATIIQLREKEISSKEFYELALKVKEVTKHNNIPLIINDRVDIALAVDADGVHVGQEDLPAEVVRRLIGPDKILGVSASTVEEAVKAERDGADYLGVGAVYTTLTKPEADAIGIEGLQKIKEAVSIPVVAIGGITQENAYEIMLKSEVDGISSVSAVFSGDVEENSRRLLQTIEKAISDRRNLKW
- the thiW gene encoding energy coupling factor transporter S component ThiW, with translation MNRVQRMVLMALIVAIGTFTAQYTWFSVGVAKAAPVQHAINVISAVLFGPWGALEVAFVIGLLRNLLGVGSLLAFPGGMVGAFLAGYLYRLTGKLYFAPIGEVIGTGIIGALLSYPIAKYILGSSGAAFMFVAPFSLSSGIGAIIGYTVILALASRISVLAQDK
- the thiM gene encoding hydroxyethylthiazole kinase, which encodes MVEGLLTILRDKKPLIHHITNMVTINDCANVTLAIGALPVMAHALEEVEEMAGAAQALVLNIGTLTKEQVDAMVKAGKAANSLGIPVILDPVGAGATSMRTQSAKRILEEVRVSVIKGNSAEISILAGKGGRIRGVESAGGVDDILSAARDMAKKYKTVVAVSGATDIITDGNRVAYVDNGHPMMGTITGTGCMLTSVVGSFCGANEDSFEATVAAFVSFGLAGELAASKDEVKGPGSFKMAFFDEIYNLTEEKIRKGMKARYE
- a CDS encoding glycosyltransferase family 4 protein, which encodes MIHDIYYYFDPYDYEESKYYYLKKWVPISAKEAAKIITGSYASKSDIIKYLEVPENKVEVTYLAPGDEFSAINKEKAKSHVRDKYGINEPFILYVGSAKRRKNINNLIMAYLISKNKYHLKHKLVMVSEYINQIEEKRVLLERLGIKIGYDLICINDLTEKELVFLYNAADLFVFPSLYEGFGLVIIEAMACGLPVLTSNRGATSEIAGDAAVLVNPLNPEEIAYKMAEILTNKELINILREKSLKRAAQFSWRKTAKQTMDIFKATCHN